A stretch of the Solanum dulcamara chromosome 6, daSolDulc1.2, whole genome shotgun sequence genome encodes the following:
- the LOC129891430 gene encoding defensin-like protein: MGNSMRLFATFFLVAMMLSATGLMTSVEARTCESQSHHFKGKCLSNTNCGSVCRTEGFTGGKCRGLRQRCFCTRNC, from the exons CATGCGTTTGTTTGCAACTTTCTTCCTTGTAGCAATGATGCTTTCCGCCACTG GACTAATGACAAGTGTAGAGGCAAGAACTTGCGAGTCTCAGAGCCACCATTTCAAGGGGAAATGTCTTAGCAATACTAATTGTGGTTCCGTTTGCCGCACCGAAGGCTTCACTGGTGGCAAATGCCGCGGCTTGCGCCAACGTTGTTTCTGTACCAGAAATTGTTAA